The following are encoded together in the Candidatus Omnitrophota bacterium genome:
- a CDS encoding ROK family protein: MPNKFYIGIDIGGTKIFAGLVTQNGKILNREKISTPKNSSPKKVTQILKDIIDDLIYSQKLSVKNIAGIGLGIPGIIAPSGKIVKTPNMELSGFDLVKDLKKEYPVRIAAGNDVNLGLLGEKWLGAARAYKNAVSLFVGTGLGAGVLVDGKLFLGAHGAACEIGHMIVENDGPLCNCGNKGCLEAFVGRWAIEKEIKKAISDGHRTVIKRFLEKDNRSIKSKMIARALKAQDPVVVRIMKDVSRVLGLACISLRHVFDPEIIILGGGVVEACGSFMIPIIKKTFSSDKLLKGLNKCPVVVSTLGDDAIILGSVALVCHS; the protein is encoded by the coding sequence ATGCCTAATAAGTTCTATATCGGCATTGATATCGGCGGAACGAAAATATTCGCCGGGCTCGTAACCCAAAACGGAAAAATCTTAAACCGCGAAAAGATTTCCACTCCTAAAAATTCCTCTCCTAAAAAAGTCACCCAGATCCTGAAAGACATTATTGATGACCTTATCTATAGCCAGAAACTAAGTGTCAAGAATATTGCAGGAATAGGTTTAGGGATCCCGGGAATTATTGCGCCGTCAGGCAAGATCGTGAAAACACCCAATATGGAGCTTTCCGGATTTGATTTAGTAAAAGATCTAAAGAAAGAATATCCTGTAAGAATTGCCGCCGGAAATGATGTTAACTTAGGATTACTCGGGGAGAAATGGCTGGGAGCCGCCCGTGCGTATAAAAATGCCGTTAGTCTTTTTGTCGGAACAGGGCTAGGAGCCGGAGTGCTTGTGGACGGAAAATTGTTTTTAGGCGCTCACGGAGCGGCTTGTGAGATCGGGCATATGATCGTCGAGAATGATGGGCCGCTATGCAACTGCGGCAATAAAGGATGCCTAGAGGCTTTTGTCGGCCGTTGGGCTATTGAAAAAGAGATCAAGAAAGCTATTTCCGATGGGCACCGGACAGTGATCAAGCGCTTTTTAGAAAAAGACAATAGATCCATAAAAAGTAAAATGATCGCGCGGGCCTTAAAAGCCCAAGATCCTGTTGTGGTGCGGATCATGAAAGATGTTTCCCGTGTTTTAGGCCTTGCCTGTATTTCGCTTCGGCATGTTTTTGATCCGGAAATCATTATCTTAGGTGGAGGTGTTGTGGAGGCCTGCGGCTCGTTCATGATCCCTATCATTAAAAAAACCTTTAGCAGCGATAAGCTTTTAAAAGGATTGAACAAATGCCCGGTGGTGGTTTCAACGTTGGGCGACGACGCTATTATTTTAGGGAGCGTTGCTCTAGTCTGTCATTCATAA
- the gyrA gene encoding DNA gyrase subunit A, protein MKDFTAKEKIVPVPIEEEMKNSYLSYSMSVIVSRALPDVRDGLKPVHRRVLYAMKELSLEHNKSYKKSARIVGEVLGKYHPHGDVAVYDTLVRMVQEFSLRYPLVDGQGNFGSVDGDSAAAMRYTEARMSAIAGEMLADIEKETVDFSPNFDATLLEPQILPSAIPNLLVNGSSGIAVGMATNMAPHNLGEVVDGIVCLLDDPEIAIKDLTKYVKGPDFPTGGIICGREGIADAYNNGRGKITLRAKASIERQKGNKDSIIVTEIPYQVNKANLVETIAGLVQDKSVEGITDIRDESDKDGIRVVIELRRDVEPQIILNYLYKHTPLEVTFGIINLALVNGTPRVLNLKQLMDYYIGHRRVIVRRRTQFDLDRALKRAHILEGLRIALKFINQIIKVIKSSKSTLEAKKALMKEFELSEIQAQSILEMQLQKLTALEQDKLEAEYKELLKNIDAFRAILASPKKIDEIIKSELLEVRKRFADDRRTEIAGKAEEIEVEDLIAEEDMAITISNTGYIKRLPVDAYRKQKRGGKGVTAMETKEEDFVKQIFVASSKDYLLIFSNKGVVRWLKAYEIPIASRSAKGKAIVNLVSFSGDEAISSIVAVKEFSDKQCIIMTTAKGLVKKTKLSAFSNPRKSGIVGITLEKGDQLIGTMISNEKDEVLLATKQGKAIRFPESYVRDMGRGAKGVRGINLGKDDIVVGMQVFPPDVAKTGNSILTVTSLGFAKRSNFEDYRMQSRGGKGIINIKVASKTGYVVGIATATEDDEIMTVTQQGMTVRCSVKDIRLSGRNTQGVRLMSLAKDDIVSSVANIIAAEEE, encoded by the coding sequence ATGAAGGATTTTACCGCAAAAGAGAAGATCGTTCCCGTTCCTATCGAAGAGGAAATGAAGAATTCGTATCTGTCCTATTCGATGAGCGTTATCGTTAGCCGCGCGCTTCCGGATGTGCGTGACGGGTTAAAGCCGGTTCATCGGCGGGTTTTATACGCGATGAAAGAGCTGAGCTTGGAACACAATAAATCGTACAAAAAAAGCGCTCGTATCGTCGGGGAAGTCTTAGGTAAATATCATCCTCACGGAGACGTGGCGGTTTATGATACGTTGGTGCGCATGGTCCAAGAATTTTCTCTGCGGTATCCTTTGGTGGACGGACAAGGAAACTTTGGTTCGGTGGACGGAGATTCGGCCGCGGCGATGCGCTACACGGAAGCCCGTATGTCAGCGATCGCCGGAGAGATGTTGGCCGATATCGAAAAAGAGACGGTTGATTTTTCGCCCAATTTTGACGCAACGCTTTTAGAACCGCAGATCTTGCCTTCCGCTATTCCTAATTTATTAGTGAACGGTTCCAGCGGTATCGCGGTCGGTATGGCAACTAATATGGCGCCGCATAATTTGGGAGAAGTGGTGGACGGCATCGTTTGCCTTTTAGATGACCCGGAAATCGCCATCAAAGACCTTACCAAATATGTCAAGGGGCCGGACTTTCCGACGGGTGGGATCATTTGTGGGCGAGAAGGCATTGCGGATGCTTACAATAATGGCCGCGGCAAGATCACCTTGCGCGCTAAAGCCTCTATTGAACGCCAAAAAGGAAATAAAGATTCTATTATCGTCACCGAAATTCCTTATCAGGTCAATAAAGCTAATTTGGTGGAAACCATTGCCGGCTTAGTCCAAGATAAAAGCGTAGAAGGCATTACCGATATCCGCGATGAATCGGATAAAGACGGTATTCGTGTGGTGATCGAACTTCGCCGCGACGTAGAACCTCAAATTATTTTGAATTATCTCTACAAACATACTCCGTTGGAAGTTACCTTTGGCATTATCAATCTGGCCTTGGTGAACGGAACACCGCGCGTCCTTAATTTAAAACAATTAATGGATTATTATATCGGCCATCGCCGCGTGATCGTTCGTCGACGGACACAATTCGACCTGGACCGCGCATTGAAACGCGCCCATATTTTAGAGGGATTGCGCATTGCCTTAAAATTCATTAATCAGATCATTAAAGTTATCAAATCTTCTAAGAGTACTCTGGAGGCTAAAAAGGCCTTGATGAAGGAATTTGAACTTTCCGAGATCCAAGCGCAATCCATTTTGGAAATGCAATTGCAGAAATTAACGGCTCTTGAACAAGATAAACTCGAGGCCGAATACAAAGAACTTTTAAAGAATATTGATGCGTTTCGCGCGATTCTTGCATCACCTAAGAAAATCGACGAAATTATCAAAAGCGAACTTCTGGAAGTCAGAAAAAGATTTGCCGACGACCGCCGCACCGAAATTGCCGGCAAGGCCGAAGAGATCGAAGTGGAAGATTTGATCGCCGAAGAAGATATGGCTATTACCATCAGCAATACCGGCTATATCAAGAGGCTTCCGGTTGATGCTTATCGAAAGCAAAAACGCGGCGGCAAAGGCGTTACGGCCATGGAAACCAAAGAAGAAGATTTTGTAAAACAGATCTTCGTGGCTTCTTCTAAAGATTACTTATTGATTTTTTCTAATAAGGGAGTTGTCCGTTGGCTTAAAGCCTATGAAATTCCCATTGCTTCGCGCAGCGCCAAGGGCAAGGCCATTGTTAACTTGGTGAGTTTTTCTGGCGACGAGGCCATTAGCTCTATTGTCGCGGTTAAGGAATTTAGTGATAAGCAGTGTATCATTATGACCACGGCCAAGGGGCTAGTGAAGAAAACAAAGCTTTCCGCGTTCAGCAATCCCAGAAAATCCGGGATTGTCGGTATTACCTTGGAAAAAGGCGATCAGCTGATCGGGACAATGATCAGCAATGAAAAAGACGAGGTGCTTTTAGCCACTAAACAAGGCAAGGCCATTCGTTTTCCGGAAAGTTATGTGCGCGATATGGGCCGCGGGGCCAAAGGAGTGCGCGGGATCAATTTAGGAAAAGATGATATTGTTGTCGGGATGCAGGTTTTTCCGCCGGATGTGGCGAAAACCGGCAACTCCATTTTAACGGTCACTTCCTTAGGGTTTGCCAAGCGCAGCAATTTCGAAGATTATCGTATGCAATCACGCGGCGGCAAAGGGATCATCAATATCAAAGTGGCTTCAAAAACAGGCTATGTGGTCGGTATTGCCACTGCTACCGAAGACGATGAAATCATGACCGTCACCCAGCAAGGAATGACGGTGCGCTGTTCGGTTAAAGATATTCGTCTATCGGGGCGAAATACCCAAGGCGTGCGGTTGATGAGTTTAGCCAAAGATGATATTGTCAGCTCTGTCGCTAATATTATTGCCGCGGAAGAAGAATAA